In the genome of Halictus rubicundus isolate RS-2024b chromosome 9, iyHalRubi1_principal, whole genome shotgun sequence, one region contains:
- the LOC143357041 gene encoding ribosome biogenesis regulatory protein homolog — translation MDIVQSILENETEEKDSRKSIDVHKDVEVETDLGSLLALDYNTLNIKTLKSEQEKYLTSLTRDNVQILINKIWELPIDRVEETIVAKLPKPQYVLPRARQIPKPKPLTKWQQYAKDKGITSKKKKKSKLKWDDELQKWIPTFGYKRNKAEEQKEWLVEVNNDNKVMEDAFATAKAAKEERRSKNELQRLRNIAKSKNIKVPRVGLPTKEYFPDSQQLSQAITVARTSTASVGKFQNRLPKEKDAKGIAKEVPGMKRKAEAPPRNLQDEKKRNKDLADSILTSNKKVFREDFSTPKLKPAKTSTKVKKGKRGVKQTGVKKPKAGKGKRDMRLKMGGRKRR, via the exons ATGGATATCGTACAGTCGATTTTGGAAAATGAAACAGAGGAGAAGGATTCACGTAAATCAATTGACGTGCACAAGGATGTGGAAGTTGAAACGGACCTGGGATCACTTTTGGCATTAGATTACAATACCCTCAATATAAAAACACTAAA ATCCGAGCAAGAAAAGTATTTAACAAGTTTGACAAGAGACAATGTGCAGATATTGATTAACAAAATTTGGGAACTTCCAATAGATCGGGttgaggagacgatagtagcAAAATTACCGAAACCTCAGTACGTGTTGCCCAGAGCCAGACAAATTCCAAAACCAAAACCATTAACAAAATGGCAACAGTATGCCAAAGATAAGGGTATCACatctaaaaagaaaaagaagtctAAACTTAAATGGGATGATGAATTACAG AAATGGATACCTACATTTGGTTACAAACGTAATAAAGCTGAAGAACAGAAAGAATGGTTGGTTGAAGTTAACAATGATAATAAGGTCATGGAGGATGCATTTGCAACAGCGAAGGCAGCAAAAGAAGAGAGACGGTCCAAGAATGAACTACAAAGATTGCGCAACATTGCTAAATCAAAGAATATTAAAGTACCACGAGTCGGTCTTCCTACAAAAGAATATTTCCCCGATTCTCAACAACTGTCTCAAGCCATCACTGTTGCCCGTACGTCAACAGCATCTGTTGGCAAATTCCAGAACAG GTTACCAAAAGAAAAGGATGCCAAAGGTATTGCAAAAGAAGTGCCTGGTATGAAACGAAAAGCAGAAGCACCTCCTCGAAATTTACAAGATGAGAAGAAACGTAACAAAGATCTAGCTGACAGTATCCTTACaagtaataaaaaagttttccgTGAGGACTTCTCTACTCCAAA ACTCAAACCCGCCAAGACATCCACCAAGGTAAAGAAAGGCAAAAGAGGAGTGAAACAAACGGGAGTAAAGAAACCAAAAGCGGGAAAAGGAAAGCGAGACATGCGTCTGAAAATGGGCGGTAGAAAACGAAGATAA
- the Polr3h gene encoding RNA polymerase III subunit H — protein MFVLAELKDTVRIPPWEFKRKLNDAITDELNRKLANKVYLNVGLCIALHDITKIEESYIFPGDGASHTKVIFRFIVFRPFMEEILIGKIRSCSVDGVHVTLGFFEDIVIPPHKLQHPSRFDQMEQAWVWEYDTGDGEKHDLFMDAGEIIRFRVVSETFTEALPTGPNVSGESAEKSEAKNISPYTLGGAIDEPGLGLLTWWENT, from the exons ATGTTTGTTCTCGCTGAATTGAAAGACACAGTTCGAATTCCACCGTGGGAGTTTAAACGGAAATTGAACGATGCGATTACTGATGAACTTAATAGAAAACTTGCCAACAAG GTTTATCTCAATGTGGGTCTTTGCATTGCTCTTCATGATATCACAAAAATTGAAGAATCATATATCTTTCCTGGGGATGGAGCATCTCATACTAAAGTAATATTTCGTTTTATCGTGTTTCGTCCGTTTATGGAAGAAATTCTAATAGGGAAGATACGTAGTTGTAGTGTCGATGGTGTTCATG TGACATTAGGATTTTTTGAAGATATTGTAATCCCACCTCACAAACTGCAACATCCATCGAGGTTCGATCAAATGGAACAAGCGTGGGTGTGGGAATATGACACAGGCGATGGCGAAAAGCATGACTTATTTATGGATGCAG GAGAAATTATACGATTCAGGGTAGTGAGCGAAACCTTCACAGAAGCTTTACCCACTGGACCGAACGTATCTGGAGAGTCTGCAGAAAAATCGGAAGCTAAAAATATATCTCCGTACACTTTGGGG GGTGCCATAGACGAACCAGGACTTGGATTGCTCACATGGTGGGAGAATACCTAA